ATATATAAKAAGAAAAAACATTATGACCTTCACTATTTAAATGAACACCGTCAAAATACAAATCATAATACTYATATTCTTTTAATATTTCGTTTCTAAACATATTATAAATATCAATGCTTTTTATATTATTTTCTTTTGTGTAGGAATTGATAAAATTAACATAYTCTATTAATATGTTATACATCTCTYCTAAATTACCAACTTCAAAAAAAGTAAAATCTTCTTTTATAAAAGG
The nucleotide sequence above comes from Brachyspira sp. SAP_772. Encoded proteins:
- a CDS encoding GDSL-type esterase/lipase family protein, encoding MYFRFDNDVINEKANTLILMGGVNDIFLFKPLENIKKSFIDIVDKSKERNIDIIAFTPIPFIKEDFTFFEVGNLXEMYNILIEYVNFINSYTKENNIKSIDIYNMFRNEILKEYXYYDLYFDGVHLNSEGHNVFSXYIFERLKEYIK